The Chiroxiphia lanceolata isolate bChiLan1 unplaced genomic scaffold, bChiLan1.pri scaffold_67_arrow_ctg1, whole genome shotgun sequence DNA segment tagGGCGGAATCTCCTTTACTTTCAGTTTTACCTCTCTCTCCCGGGCGAGTTTTCCCGGGATTTTTCCCATCCCCGTTTCCCCGGGATCGCTCGTGTCAATCCGACCTCGAGCCGAGCAAGACTCGGCTGTTCCAGGCCCTTCTCCCGCTGCCCAAATCCCGGGAATTCTCCGGCTGCCGGAGCCAGAGGGACCAAAATCCCCGGGGCTGGAGTTCGGTGCGTCTCCCTTTTATCCCGATCCCACATTCCCCAcgatttttcttctcccagaccccccccccatTGGATTATTCCCTGGTTTTCCCCCTAAATTAATCGGGAATCGGGAATTTTGAATCCCAGGCGCCTCCATCCCACGGGAATTTCGGCCGATCCCGAGGGGTGAAAGCGAGGGGTGAAAATATTTGATGGGAGAAATTAataagggagggaaaaaatgaggaatttgGGATGGACGTGGGATAAATATCcataggggaaaaaaccccctggGATGTGGCTCCGTGTTGCCTTCAGGGAATTTGGGTCTGGAAAACCCAAATGATCCCAATTCGCTCCCAAAATGCAGCGCCGGGGGGAGGACACGGTTCCCTTGGAGCCGCGGGGCTTTTCCCGAGATTCCAAACGGTCCCAGGACTTTGGGAGAGATCAAATCCGACGGGAAAAGTGTTGGGAAAACTTCCCGCTGGCGGGTAATTCCCGATTCCCCGCGTTGCGCCTCCCGACCCGCCTCATCCCTCTCCCCACTTCGGGTCTGAGGATCCGGGAATCCGGGATAATTCGGGATAATTCGGGATTTTGGGATCTTCACCTCCGAGGGGGTTGGaaaagctgcttcccagggcCCGGGAGAGGAGCCCgggagggctgggaaaggcTTGGAATGTCCCTGGAGAAGCGGGGAATCGGGAAATCCCGTTTTTTCTGGGGATGCGCCGGGTCAGGGCTTGGAATTCCAGCGCCCAAACTAAAGCCGGGTTTGGATTTCAGCGCCAAAATTAAAGCTGGATTTGGAATTCTGGTGCCCGAATTAAACCAAACTTAGAATTccaagtttttttaaaaaaaaacccaaattaaagCCGGGCTTAAAATTCGGCGCCCGAATTAAAAACGCCCGAATTAAAACTGGTTTTAGGATTCCAGAGCCCGAATTCCAAACGCCCGAATTCCAAGCACCCGATCCCAAGCCGGGTTTAGGATCCCGGTGCCCGATCCCGAGCCGGGTTTAGGATCGCGGTGCCCGATCCCGAGCCGGGTTTAGGATCCCGGTGCCCGATCCCGAGCCGGGTTTAGGATCGCGGTGCCCGATCCCGAGCCGGGTTTAGGATCCCGGTGCCCGATCCCGAGCCGGGTTTAGGATCCCGGTGCCCGATCCCGAGCCGGGTTTAGGATCCCGGTGCCCGATCCCGAGCCGGGTTTAGGATCCCGGTGCCCGATCCCGAGCCGGGCTCATCATTCCCTCTCCCCCCGAGGGGCAGCAGATCCCCATTCCCGGTTTTTTGAGGCTTCGCCCGCGGGACGAGGAGCCTCGGGGGGGGTCGGGCAGGTGTTTTCCCGGGATTTGGGCGCCTGGAGCGGGAAGGGGGGGGTTGGGCGGAGGTGCCGCCGCCTGGCCCGGCCCCTCCCCCCAGATCCAGAGCCCCGatagggaatttttttttcctcccttttttcttggttttgacCTCGAAGTCGCTCCTTTGAGGAGCCGCCAGAGATCCAAGGGGAGATAAAAtccagggaagaaagaaaaaaacccacaaaaccaaacaattccCGAAGATCTGGAGcgggaaaagaaaaagccccaaaatCCGGGATAAAACCGGACAAAATTCCGCCCCCCGGGATTGTGCCTCGTCCTGGAAAAGGTTCCCGGCATTCCCGACATTCCCGGCCAGTCCCCTGGCCAGCCGGGGATTTGTTCTCCCGATCCCACAGGTTTTCCAAGCCCCCCGGGGGTTTGTGCAGCGCCAGAATTCAGGGAATTTGCCCCCGGGAAGTGCCCCGGGACGGGTGGGAGCCACCCGGGccatggaaggtgtccctgcctttgGAATTCGGTGGGATAATGGGAggatccttaaggtcccttcccacccagagCATCCCAGGATTCCAGGACTCTGCTCCgggcacaggctgggagagctgggaatgttcccctggagcagggagggatccagggagagcttcCAGCACATtccaggggctccaggagagaagggctggagggatgggacacagggaatggccCCTGGAAAAGGGGGATTGAGGTGGAATTGGGGAAGGAATCCTTGGCTGGGAGGGCgggcagggaatgggatggaattcccggagaagctgtggctgccccatcccgggaagtgcccaaggccgggttggatcCACCTGGACCCTGGAAGTTGTCCCCTCCTTTGGAATGGGAGGAGCTTCccacacaaaccattccaggattccatgattttacgATTCCAGGAATTTCTGCAGTCCCAGGGCTTGGGGTTCCCCTTGGATTTACAGCCCCAGaactcccagggatccaggggcagccacagcttctccgggaattccatcccattccctccccaccctcccagccaaggaTTCCTGCCCAAAATCCATCTAAATCCCCCTTTTCCAgagggaagccattccctgtgtcccgtccctccagcccttctcccgggtccctccccagctctcccggGGCCCCTCAGGAACGTTCTGGAATCTCTCCCCGTGTCCTTCCCTGCTCCGGGCCAACATTCCCAACCCTCTCTCCCGGTTTTTCCCCCGCTCCAGGCCCCGATCCCAAGATGGGGGAGGTCTGTGCCGGCTGCGATTCCCGGATTTCCGACCGGTTCCTGCTGCGGGTGGAGGAGCGCTCGTGGCACGAGGGGTGTGTGAAGTGCTCCGTGTGCCTCCAGGGCCTCTCCGGGAGCTGCTATTCCCGGGATCACCGCCTCTACTGCAAGCACGACTACGACAAGTGAGCCATTCCCGGGGGTTCTTCCCGGTTTTCCGGCGGGTCCGGGGGTCGGGAGGTTGGGGAcggggggtgcagggagggtttttggggaggagctggtgggatgATCCCAGGGGGGAGAGAGTGGGAAAAGAAGGGGATGGAAGGGTTTGGATTTGATGGaatgtggggacagggaggaggaagaggaagggaagaggccttggatgaggaggaggaggaggaggaagggatgatgatgaagaggtggAAGGGATGGTGTGGATGAAGAAGATCAGGAAGGGATtgttttggaggaggaggaggaggaagggaaaatgttggataaggaagaggaaggaatgatggatgaggaggaggaaggaatgatcctggatgaggaggaggaaggaatgagCTCCTGGataaggaggaggaggaagggaagaggccttggatgaggaggaggaggaggaagggatgaGCTCTTGgacaaggaagaggaagggatgatgatgaagaggaggaagggatgaAGATGAGGAGGCGTCTccaaccccccaaatcccacaaaACCTCCCCATTCcggtcccttcccaccctccccccTTTCCAGCCTGGGAATTTCCCGggagagctgagccctgggaagcgggaggaggaggaggaggaggattcATCCCTGGCCTTGACTTCCCGAGGGTTTTTGGCCCGGGATGAATCCCCGGGATGCGGCTCCGGAGGGATCCGGACACCCAGCCGgcctctctcccttcccacccggagccaggaaaacattttcctggCGGGATAATCCGGCAGCTGCGGCCGGAGGGGGGGATGGATCCGGAGCTGGAATGTTGGGATGGATGTGATTCCACAGCCCTTATCCCAGGAAACCaggggggggggtttgggagtctctccccttcccccttttccagaGGCCCTCCCAGGCACCTGCCTTGGGAATCCGGCTCcgtgggagaagggaaaggagggaatgaggaggaggaggaggaggaggaggaggaaggagcgATCCCGCGGGATGAGGGGCCGGAGGGGCCCCGGGTTGGTTTTGAAGTTTGGGGTTTCCGTGGGATGCGGGGACGGATCCGAAGGATCCAAAGCCTTGGCAGCCGCTCCCGactccctccccctgctccatgTGGAGATGATTTGGCTCCGGCTCCGGAGATAAAACTCCGGGATGAACTCGGCTCGAACTCCCCCGGCACAGCCGAGCACGGGCAGAGCCCCCCCGTGCCCCTCCTGCCTTTCCCGGGATTTCCAGGTGGATCCGTCCCTGGAAGGGTTGGGAAGAGGGTGATCGGCACATCCCGaccctcagctcttcccaaatccCCCACTGGGATCCTCAGGATCCCCAAATCTCACCcagtgttggttttttgggaTGTGCAGGACCTCAAACTCCAGAGAAcattcccaccccatcccaccccatcccgtccatcccatcccatcccatcccatcccatcccatcccatcccatcccatcccatcccatcccatcccattcatCAGTTCTTCCCAAATCCCCCTTTGGGACCCTCCAAATCCCCAGAATCTCACCCAGTGTTGGAATTTTGGGAACCTCCAACTCCAGACATTCCCATCCCACGGACTCTGAGaacccagggaagggcagctgAGTTTTTCGGGAGCCCCTTGGAATCCCGATTCCCACAGATCCCTCGGggctcagggatggggagtTCGGGCTCCAAATTCCAAGGGCCAGGTTTGGATGCAGAGCTCCCAAATTCCTGGAGCCACAACCATCCCAATTTTAACCCTTTTCCCAAATTTTGGAGGCGGGTTGGGGAGAAATCCcagaaaagggaggagggagccaCCCTAGGGATGGAATTCCTGGAAAAAACAGGGGGGGGAAGGAGCTGATTTTTGTCCTcgggtggaaaaaaaagggttggaAAAACCGGGATTGGGGAGTCAAGGGGGGGTAAAAACCCCACGGAGCTTCCCGAGGAGTGGGAGCGGGACCTCCCTCATTCCTGGTTCCAGAGGGAGCAGCGACCGAAAATCGGGAAGTGACCCGGAGCCGGAGCCTTGGCAGCGCTTCTGAGGGAGCTGGTTAATGTTTAACTCCAGAGGGAGGATCCGCGGGAGCTCTCCTGGGCAGCAGCGGGAATGAGCCGGGAATGAGTTGGGAAtgagctgggaatgagctgggaatgagctgggaatgagccgggaatgagctgggaatgagctgggaatgagctggGAATGAGACGGGAATGAGCTGGGAATGAGACGGGAATGAGCCGGGAATGAGCTGGGAATGAGCCGGGAATGAGCTGGGAATGAGCCGGGAAtgagctgggaatgagctgggaatgagctggGAATGAGGCGGGAATGAGCTGAGAATGAGCCGGGAAtgagctgggaatgagctgggaatgagctggGAATGAGGCGGGAATGAGCTGAGAAtgagctgggaatgagctggGAATGAGCCTGGAATGAGCCCAGGCCCCGGGCCCAAATCCTGCTGcattccagcagctggaaaaatgaTGGAATTGGGGCTTAGAAATAGGATTTTTCGGgtgtttttcctccccttcttctggtgtttttttggtggatttttgGGATAAaactcctcctttccctctgctgggTTTGGGATGTTTGGGCTCGGGAATGATCAGGGGGATTCCCAGGAatgaggagaggggggaaaaatgagGCTTGGGGCGGATTTGTGGCCTCAATTCCCAGTTCCCCAATTCCCTGctttcccagttttccattCCAGGACTGCTTCCCCCATTCCAGGACTGCTTCCCCAGTTCCCCACTTCCCCATTCCCCAATCCCACTTCCCCATTTCCCagtccccaaatccctgtttcCCCCATTTCCCAATTCCCTGTTTCCCCCTTTCCCAATCCCACTGCCCCATTCCCcattttcccattcccattcccagtctCCCCCTTCCCCAATCCCCAATTCCAAACCCTCCCCAACCCCCCGATCCCaaccctttttccccctcatcccaaacctttccctctcctcctcctcctcctgcccctggaTGATGAACGACCTTCATTACCCGGAGCCATTCCTGGTTTTCCCAGGCCCCCCATTCCCGGGAAATTAAACCCAATCACCGGGAAATTAAAGGGAATGTTCAGAACTGCCTGGAGCTCCATTAAGGATCATCCACCGCGTTCCCTCTGGAATGTTTTCctggtgggaaaaggggggggaaaaacgTGGGGGAAGAAGGATTTTTCCttaagattatttttccttataatttttccttattatttttccttattaattattttttcttatattattttccatattatttttccttattatttttccttgtaatttttccttataattttccatatatttttcttattatttttccttattatttttccttattagtttccttgcattatttttccacagtatttttccttataattttccctttattatttttccttgtattatttttccttatatcgTTTTTCCTTATATCATTTTTCCTatcattttttcctcatcatTTCCCCTTAAATTTACTGGGAtggattttccttctctttttggttttcccccccccccccgggttTTTGAGTCTCTCCCGGATTCCACACTCccgattttttttcttgaaccGTGGAGCAGAATTCCCTCGAATTCacggggggggtggggggtgatttttatttttccagagcCACTTTTCCAGGGAAATTCCCACCTCCAGCCCGTCACCTTCCCCAGGTGTCCCAAGCACCCTTGGGAGCATCCCGGAGCTGTTTTTCCCGGGAATTCGGCTCCAATCTCCACATGGGGACGGACCAGAGGGTCCCGGAGCCGTTTTTCCCGGGAATTCGGCTCCAACCTCCCGATGGGGCCGGGCCGGAGCtcccaaacccccaaacccgccctgagcctcctccagccccgCTTTGATTCCAGCCCCGCTTTGATTCCAGCCCCGCTTTGATTCCAGCCCCTCTTTCATTCCAGCCCCTCTTTCATTCCAGCCCCGGCTCTTCCCGAtcaatatccttttttttttcctcacctctcctaccctgtttttttttcccccctcccctcccccccccctccggAGCCGAATTTAATTAAATCACTTTAATGAATGTTTAATGACGTTCTTTTGTCATTATTAAATCCGCAAGAAAAGTCTCCGggagctcctttttttttttactttccctcccccccctttccctcatCCCTCGCTCTCATCCcgcttttccccccctctccctccctcttccccctcctccctttcccgGTTTTTTcgcccccccttcccttctccgAGTCCcgaaaaaacaggaaatgagAAGTGCGGGCACAGGATATTGAGCTGGGCCGGGGATGTCACCCCGCGCCACCCCCATTCCTGCCTGGAATACTAATGGAGCGGCCCAGACAAATCCGGGCGGGAGCCGCGGGGAGGGGAGAAATCCCGAGGTTTTGGGgacagggggttttttttgggatCGGGGTCCGGAGGGGGAAAATAACCGGGAGCTGGTTTTTCCCTGCGGGGGTTaaaggtgggaaaaggggagcttggggggggattttgggaaggaatttgggaaggaattccttcccaaaggGAGGGAACCTTCCCTGGGAGGGGCGGGATGGGATTCCCAAAGAAGTTcgggatgccccatccctggaagtggccAGGGACAGGTGGGAGCCACCCGGGccatggaaggtgtccctgcctttgGAATTCGGTGGGATAACGGGAGGATccctaaggtcccttcccacccagagCATCCCAGGATTCCaggactctgctccaggggcaggctgggagagctgggaatgttcccctggagcagggagggatccagggagagcttcCAGCACATtccaggggctccaggagagcggGAGAGGGGCTTGGgagaagggctggagggacgggacacagggaatggcttcccccTGGAAAAGGGGATTGAGGTGGAATTGGGGAAGGAAtccttggctgggagggtggggagggaatgggatggaattcccggaggagctgtggctgccccatcccgggAAGTGCCCAAGATCCCTGTGGAATCTCCCTGTGGAATCTCCCTGTGGAATTGGCACCTGTGGACGTGGTTCCTCGGTGGCCTTGGAGCGGCTGCTCCGGATGATCCCGGGGCCTTTCCCAACAATTCCATGAATCCCTGGGCAGGTCGAGGTTCGGAGCAGCTCCCGCCTCCTCCATCCCGCCCCGGGAAGAGCCTTTGGTTTGTTATTCCCGGCAGAACATTCCTGGGAAAAGGGATGAACCGGGATGTTTCGGGGTCCAGGAGCCCACGAGAGCTTCTGGATTCCAGCGGGAATTTTTCCTGGGATACAGGGAAGGAATTGCTGCACCTGCTCCACGTATCCCACAGCCAGCTCGGGGCAGGAttcccacattccctgtggaaaatattccttaaaatacttaaaaggtGTTGGATCAGCCCCAAACTGGAGCCCGGGTTTGTCCGAGCTCGGCTTTGTCAGATCCAGCAGGTGATTCCCAAACTTCCTGAGACAAGAAAACCCATTTTTGGGATCAGTTTTCCACCCCCCCTttccctggaggtgctgggatttgggaagggctgcaCATTCcaagctgcttttccaggaaaataaaacacctgAGACGGGGAAAACTCATTTTTGGGACCCATTTCCCCGGGAatggtgggatttgggaagggctgcaCATTCcaagctgcttttccagggaaataAAACACCTGATACAGGGAAAACTCATTTTTGAGAcccatttccccccctccctggaTCAGGGAAAAGCTTTGGGATGAGCACGGGGACGTTTCCGGGTGGGAATCCCcatttttcccacatttttttcccactttctcccctttcccccttcccaaaaATATCCGGATCCCTCCGCGGCGACATCGGGATCAAAAGCTGAGGAAGGGGGGGTGTCTGGGAAGGACAATTCCCTGGTTTTTCCGAGGGTCGGGAGCGCCGGGAGCCTTCGGAATTGTGGGAGATTTTAATAAAGGAGCCGAGGTTGGGAAATTTAATAAAGGGCTTCATCAGATTATCCCGGGATGGCTCCGGGCCATCCCTGCCAGCGACATCCAAGTGGAAAAGGGGGGAACGGGGGGGTTTAACCCCTGCAGCGCCGGAGCGGCCGCTGGAATTCGCAGGGAGCCGCATTCCCGGCTTTCCGCGGCggtccggggggggggggaacgaAATCCTCCCTTTGGGGTTTTTcgggggattttggggggttttgagGGGTCTGGGGAGGTtttttgggatttgggatttttttgggggggaggatttgggggcgttttgggtttttttgaggattttgtttgggttttttttgggttttgtttgtttttggtttttttttgtttttgtttgtttgtttgtttgttttttaattttggagggttttttttcgattttgggtttttttcctcgggtttgggtttttttgggggggagtttggatttttttcgGGAttttgttggggggtttttttgaggaatttgggaggttttttgaggaatttgggtttttttttgaggattttgggattttggggggggtggttttttggggCGATTTAGAgtttttttgggatttttggggggatttttttgggggggattttgtgattttgttggggggattttttttttttgaggattttggttttttgggggggattttgggattttttggagctttttttttttgaggattttgggtttttttggagggaattttgtttttttttttgggggggaattTTTCGTCCTTGCCCCCTcgttttccctttttccccaaaTCTGGGAAGGGGCTTCGCAGGTTCCAAGATTTCCTGGGATTTTGCAGCTCAGCGCCTCCTCATCCCACTGGGAAATCCTCCCAGAATTCCCATTCCCGGGGCAGTGCCTTTTCCAGGCCACGGCAGTTCCAGGGGGAGGTTTTCCAACAGTTTTCCCTTTAAATCCGTCCCCTCCTGGAAAACTGGGAGCCGGGGAAAACCCCGTCACTTCCAGAGTCAGGGATGCTCTGCTGGGATTTTGGGAGAGTTTGGAGTTTGGGATGTTCCCCCCCCAGGATTAAATCCTGGGAAATTCAGGCCTGAACAGGTGGGAAAAGGCTCAGAATTCCCGTTTTTCCAAGCGTTGAAACTTCCCTGGAATTCCTGGGGATGCTGGGCCCTCCCTGGAATTGTCGAGTCCGGGTTGGAGCCACCTGGACTTGGATAATGGAGGGAGAAACCcaggaaaaacatggaaaacccaaggaaaacctgggagcagagccggGAAAGGGAAGATCCATCTGAGGAGCCTCATTAAAGGTGCTGAATTTCCAGGAAAAAGGGGGGTTATTCCCAATTTTCGGGTGAGGGAAGAGGAGTTTGAGGAGGGCTCGGAAAGGGCCAGGAAGACAAATCCGGAGGTTTGGTGTTGGTTGGGAAGGAACCATCCCGGGAGCGGCCTCATAAAACACGTGTCAGCTCCAATTACAGGGAATTAAAATTCTCCGGCTTTTCCCGGCCCAGGAATTCCTAAGGAGGAGGTTTTAATATCCCAGAATCCGGTTAAGGAGCCGTAACCACGTTGGGTTTCCATGGGAACGGAAAACTgtgagagggaggggggaaaagggggaggagaggggagagaggggagagggatcCCCAAAAAtcagggaagaggggaagagaaaggggaaaaggaaagggaaagggaaagggaaagggaaagcagggaaagggaaagggaaagggaaagaagggaaagggaaagggaaagggaaagggaaagggaaagggaaagggaaagggaaagggaaagggaaagggaaagggaaagggaaagggaagggaaagggaaagggaaagggaaagggaaagggaaggggaaagggaaagggaaaaggaaagggaaagggaaagggaaagggaaagggaaagggaaagggaaagggaaagggaaagggaggggaagggaagggaaaagggaaaagggaaaagaagagaaaggataaTGGAATAATAGAAATAATCTAATCACAGAATTCTAAAATAATAGGAATAATGgaataataaaaacaactgAATAATAGAAATaagagaatcagaaaaagatTATTAGGAATGTAACAATGGGAGTGATTGACCCAGAGAATCCTGGAATTGTGGAATAACAGACATGTTAAAATAATAGGGATAGTAGGGAtaatggaatcacagaaataatGGAATGATAGGAATAAGGCAATAGAAATAatagaacaataaaataatagaatcataaaaataatagaataataaaataatagaataataaaataacagaatcatagaaataatagaataataaaataatagaatagtaaaataacagaatcatagaaataatagaatcataaaaataatagaaaaataaaataatagaatgacagaaataatagaaataagacaataaaaatcagagaaataacaataataaaataaaagaatcataACCCCCATCATTTCCAGCCTCCTAAGAGCCGATTTTCCCTAAAAAGCTGCTCCTCTTCCCagtttttcctccccccccaacTCCAGGATTGTTTTCCAGGCGCAACTCAGACAAAGGggccccaaaccccccccggAGCggcccctccatcccaaatccaggtGGGATTCGCCCCCTCCCGCTCCCGGGCCGAGTTTCCCGGGAGGATCAAGCCCGGCTTGTCCCTAATCCCGGTTTATGAGCTGAGCTGTTTAAACAGGGCCTAATTAATCCcgattttattgcttttcccGCCCCGAGCGGCCGAGGGGG contains these protein-coding regions:
- the LOC116781824 gene encoding uncharacterized protein LOC116781824, with the protein product MEFPEKLWLPLDPWEFWGCKSKGNPKPWDCRNSWNRKIMESWNGLCGKLLPFQRRGQLPGSRWIQPGLGHFPGWGSHSFSGNSIPFPARPPSQGFLPQFHLNPPFPGAIPCVPSLQPFSPGAPGMCWKLSLDPSLLQGNIPSSPSLCPEQSPGILGCSGWEGTLRILPLSHRIPKAGTPSMARVAPTRPGALPGGKFPEFWRCTNPRGAWKTCGIGRTNPRLARGLAGNVGNAGNLFQDEAQSRGAEFCPVLSRILGLFLFPLQIFGNCLVLWVFFFLPWILSPLGSLAAPQRSDFEVKTKKKGRKKKFPIGALDLGGGAGPGGGTSAQPPPSRSRRPNPGKTPARPPPRLLVPRAKPQKTGNGDLLPLGGRGNDEPGSGSGTGILNPARDRALGIRAFGIRALES